The following are encoded together in the Anaerostipes caccae L1-92 genome:
- a CDS encoding [FeFe] hydrogenase, group A, whose translation MSKHLPVDVRVPIDSDNPSIMRHEEKCIKCGQCKNICKDYISVLGTYSLAETKDRAVCINCGQCANVCPVESITETYEYQQVREAVKDPEKIVIVSTSPSVRAALGEEFGTEEGMFVQGKMVALLRALGADYVLDTNFSADLTIMEEASELIERITKGTKPLPQFTSCCPAWVKFAEIYYPELLDHISTAKSPIGMQGPTIKTYFAKLMGIDPEKIVNVALTPCTAKKFEIRREEMKDAGISYGKEDMRDMDYVITTREAALWANEEKIDFMGLEDSDFDKFMGEGSGAGVIFGNSGGVMEAALRTAYEFITKEKAPDILYDLKPVRGMEGVKEASLDIGDLTVNVAVVYGTGNARKMIDKVKSSDKQYHFIEVMTCPGGCIGGGGQPKDKEFKGQIIQEKRIESLYRRDSGMQIRASHENKQIKKLYEEFYGEPLSELAEQMLHTMYHDRSEELGQKTEKEPDIKTDSVKKYVCSVCGYVHEGEQAPEECPVCHVGSDKFILQEAEKSWSAEHTVGAAEGVSEDILSDLHANFEGECREVGMYFAMARAAHREGYPEIGRYYEKAAREEADHAAKFAELLGEAVTDSTKKNLELRVDAEYGAAEGKTDLAARAKEKGLDAIHDTVHEMARDEARHGKAFEGFLKRYFNS comes from the coding sequence ATGAGTAAACATTTGCCAGTCGATGTAAGAGTACCGATCGATTCCGACAATCCATCAATCATGAGGCACGAGGAAAAGTGCATTAAATGCGGCCAGTGTAAAAATATCTGCAAAGATTATATTTCCGTATTGGGAACTTATTCACTTGCCGAGACGAAAGACAGGGCCGTCTGTATCAACTGTGGCCAATGTGCCAATGTCTGTCCGGTTGAGAGCATCACCGAGACATATGAGTACCAGCAGGTCAGAGAGGCGGTAAAAGATCCGGAAAAGATTGTTATCGTAAGTACATCACCGTCTGTGAGGGCTGCTTTGGGTGAGGAATTCGGAACAGAAGAAGGTATGTTTGTCCAGGGCAAAATGGTGGCACTCCTCCGTGCTCTGGGGGCTGATTATGTGCTGGATACAAATTTCAGTGCAGATCTTACGATCATGGAGGAAGCAAGCGAACTGATCGAAAGGATTACGAAAGGAACAAAACCTTTGCCTCAGTTTACCAGCTGCTGTCCTGCATGGGTGAAGTTTGCAGAGATTTATTATCCGGAGCTGCTGGATCATATTTCTACGGCAAAAAGTCCCATCGGAATGCAGGGACCGACCATCAAAACCTATTTTGCGAAGCTCATGGGCATCGATCCGGAGAAGATCGTAAACGTGGCGCTGACACCGTGTACGGCGAAAAAATTTGAAATCCGCAGGGAAGAGATGAAGGATGCAGGTATTTCCTATGGCAAAGAAGATATGCGGGATATGGACTATGTGATAACTACAAGAGAAGCGGCTCTTTGGGCAAACGAGGAGAAAATAGATTTTATGGGGCTTGAGGACTCTGACTTTGATAAATTTATGGGAGAAGGATCAGGTGCGGGCGTCATCTTCGGCAATTCCGGGGGCGTTATGGAAGCTGCGTTAAGAACTGCATATGAGTTTATCACAAAAGAAAAAGCACCGGATATCCTTTACGACCTGAAACCTGTCCGGGGCATGGAAGGGGTAAAAGAGGCAAGCCTTGATATCGGTGATCTCACAGTCAACGTGGCCGTGGTTTACGGTACGGGAAATGCCAGAAAAATGATCGATAAGGTAAAATCTTCGGATAAGCAGTATCATTTCATCGAAGTCATGACCTGTCCCGGCGGATGTATCGGCGGCGGAGGACAGCCGAAGGATAAAGAATTTAAAGGACAGATCATTCAGGAAAAGAGGATTGAGAGCCTTTACAGGAGAGACAGCGGGATGCAGATCCGGGCAAGCCATGAAAATAAGCAGATCAAGAAGCTTTATGAAGAATTTTATGGGGAGCCGTTAAGCGAACTGGCAGAACAAATGCTGCATACCATGTATCATGACCGGAGTGAAGAGCTTGGACAGAAAACAGAAAAAGAACCTGACATAAAGACGGATTCTGTGAAAAAATATGTGTGCAGTGTCTGCGGATATGTACATGAAGGGGAGCAGGCGCCGGAAGAATGTCCGGTTTGTCATGTGGGGTCAGATAAATTTATTCTTCAGGAAGCCGAAAAGTCCTGGTCTGCGGAGCACACAGTGGGAGCCGCTGAAGGAGTTTCAGAGGACATTCTTTCTGATCTTCATGCCAATTTTGAAGGAGAATGCCGGGAAGTGGGAATGTATTTTGCCATGGCCAGAGCAGCTCACCGGGAAGGATATCCGGAAATCGGACGATACTACGAAAAAGCGGCCAGGGAGGAAGCAGATCACGCTGCTAAATTTGCGGAACTTTTAGGGGAAGCAGTAACGGATTCTACGAAGAAAAACCTGGAACTGCGTGTGGATGCAGAATATGGTGCGGCTGAAGGAAAAACAGATCTTGCGGCACGGGCCAAAGAAAAAGGGCTGGATGCCATTCACGATACGGTCCACGAAATGGCGAGAGATGAAGCAAGACATGGGAAGGCATTTGAAGGGTTCTTAAAGAGATACTTTAATTCATAA
- a CDS encoding bile acid:sodium symporter family protein, with product MKTLQKISSMLSSKTSVFVILVAIAAFFVPDIFSWVQGNNQSLVLGVIMFTMGLTLTTEDFKVLAKRPLDIFIGAAAQYLIMPFLAYGISTILRLPNEIAIGLILVGCCPGGVSSNIMSYLCHGDVPFSVGMTTASTLLSPLMTPMMVLFLAGARIEVNAASMFISIVKSVLLPVLLGFILNTLFGKKEAFKEAQKVMPGISVIGLALIVGGVIALQGANFFKSGAVIFIAVLLHNSLGYALGYGVGKLTGMNTAKKRTISIEVGMQNAGLATNLATAHFAAAPQAAMASAVSCVWHSISGTILAGFYLQKDNMQEEQAKNRLAAETE from the coding sequence ATGAAAACTTTACAAAAAATCAGCAGTATGCTGTCCAGCAAAACGTCTGTTTTTGTCATCTTAGTGGCGATTGCAGCCTTCTTTGTCCCGGATATTTTCTCCTGGGTACAGGGAAATAATCAGAGCCTTGTACTTGGAGTCATCATGTTTACGATGGGACTGACATTGACGACAGAAGACTTCAAAGTGTTGGCAAAACGTCCGCTGGATATCTTTATCGGAGCAGCGGCTCAGTACCTGATCATGCCGTTTCTGGCTTATGGGATTTCGACTATTTTAAGACTGCCCAATGAGATTGCCATCGGATTGATTCTCGTCGGGTGCTGCCCAGGAGGGGTATCATCGAATATCATGTCATACCTATGCCATGGAGATGTACCGTTTTCCGTTGGAATGACTACGGCATCCACGCTTTTGTCACCACTCATGACACCGATGATGGTACTGTTTTTGGCAGGAGCAAGGATCGAAGTCAACGCCGCTTCCATGTTCATCTCGATCGTGAAATCTGTACTGCTTCCGGTCTTGCTCGGATTTATACTAAATACATTGTTTGGCAAAAAGGAAGCCTTCAAAGAAGCACAGAAGGTCATGCCGGGGATCTCAGTGATCGGGCTGGCATTGATCGTCGGAGGCGTTATTGCACTTCAGGGAGCGAATTTCTTTAAATCTGGTGCTGTGATCTTTATTGCAGTTTTGCTGCATAACAGTCTTGGATATGCCCTTGGCTATGGAGTCGGTAAACTGACAGGAATGAACACAGCAAAGAAACGCACAATTTCGATTGAAGTTGGAATGCAGAATGCGGGACTTGCTACAAATCTGGCAACGGCCCATTTTGCCGCAGCACCTCAGGCGGCTATGGCCAGTGCGGTATCCTGTGTATGGCACTCAATCTCAGGAACTATTTTGGCAGGATTCTATTTACAAAAAGATAATATGCAGGAAGAACAGGCCAAAAACAGGCTGGCAGCAGAAACAGAATAG
- a CDS encoding SGNH/GDSL hydrolase family protein: MKKKVKIIASMFLSLVLITCFIPKHNLHAKSKPTIYIMGDSIAHSYEGNRYQNGWGQMLYRYFKHPSKKRTVHVKGASDYVDVIRYNTPELSIENWAKNGASVAIYDKYGMFQAIQKKLKKGDYVFIQLGHNEVYTQWWTGSTVSEYRTYLINYIKKIRSKKAKPVLITPPPVNTSGKYIPYVPQYRAAMISIGKKYKVPLIDLGKKSADYFNLIGKKQARNMYVKDNMHFTPKGATTLAKILSVEIKYKSQLKPISGKVSLKTNSLYKTINKASKLKTKKYSKKTWKYMQKKLKKSKKILYSITAKQKSIDKSNASLKKAIKKLKKVKKYKK; encoded by the coding sequence ATGAAAAAAAAGGTTAAAATAATAGCGTCTATGTTTTTAAGTCTGGTTCTGATTACATGTTTCATTCCCAAACATAATTTACATGCAAAGAGTAAACCTACAATCTATATTATGGGTGACTCAATTGCTCATTCCTATGAAGGAAATAGGTATCAAAATGGATGGGGACAAATGCTGTACAGATATTTTAAACATCCATCTAAAAAAAGAACGGTTCACGTAAAAGGTGCATCTGATTATGTAGATGTTATTAGGTATAATACACCTGAGTTATCTATTGAAAATTGGGCAAAAAATGGAGCAAGTGTTGCAATTTATGATAAATATGGAATGTTTCAGGCGATTCAGAAAAAGTTAAAAAAGGGAGACTATGTTTTTATTCAGCTTGGCCATAATGAAGTATATACTCAATGGTGGACTGGTTCTACGGTTTCTGAGTATAGGACTTATCTAATTAATTATATAAAAAAAATACGAAGCAAAAAGGCAAAACCAGTATTAATCACGCCACCTCCAGTTAATACATCAGGAAAATACATTCCTTATGTCCCACAATACAGAGCAGCTATGATTTCTATTGGGAAAAAATATAAGGTACCGTTGATAGACTTGGGAAAAAAGTCGGCAGATTACTTTAATTTAATTGGAAAAAAGCAAGCACGGAATATGTATGTAAAAGATAATATGCATTTTACACCTAAAGGGGCTACAACATTAGCAAAAATTTTATCTGTTGAAATAAAGTATAAAAGCCAACTGAAGCCTATTTCTGGAAAGGTTTCTTTAAAAACTAATTCATTATATAAAACTATAAATAAAGCGTCGAAGTTAAAAACAAAGAAATATAGTAAAAAAACATGGAAGTATATGCAAAAAAAGTTAAAAAAATCAAAAAAAATACTATATAGCATCACAGCAAAGCAAAAATCAATCGATAAATCAAATGCGAGTTTGAAAAAAGCCATTAAGAAATTAAAAAAAGTAAAAAAATATAAAAAATAA
- a CDS encoding class I SAM-dependent methyltransferase: MLKDVYEKFANDYDEFGSIEDYLGSEKTFFKVLFAENNVQTVLDCACGTGQHLLMLDELGLSVCGSDYSAAMLKAAAVNLEKYGKKIPLQQCDFRQLQEAYTEKFDAVVCLTTSLPHMHTDEDLLRALKSMRDRLNTKGLLVLTQGTTHYTLSLPPIEVVVNRNDFSRIFVKENDSQFQTVHVLDLFHSQERNEQNQYDIKYKIILDDDYRRLLEEAGFHNIQIYGDYDKSPYDKQSRRLIVVAQ, encoded by the coding sequence ATGTTAAAAGATGTCTATGAAAAGTTTGCGAATGATTATGATGAATTTGGCAGCATTGAGGATTATTTAGGGAGTGAGAAGACATTCTTTAAAGTGTTATTTGCAGAAAACAATGTACAAACTGTTTTAGACTGTGCCTGCGGAACAGGGCAGCATTTACTTATGCTGGATGAATTGGGTCTGTCTGTTTGCGGCTCTGATTACTCTGCTGCTATGCTAAAGGCTGCTGCTGTAAATTTAGAAAAGTATGGAAAGAAAATACCACTTCAACAATGTGACTTCAGACAGCTACAGGAAGCATATACGGAAAAATTTGATGCTGTTGTATGTCTTACAACATCACTGCCTCACATGCATACAGATGAAGACTTGCTGAGAGCTCTTAAATCAATGAGGGACAGGCTGAATACAAAGGGGCTGCTTGTATTAACACAGGGAACAACACACTATACATTATCTTTGCCGCCAATCGAGGTGGTTGTAAACAGAAATGATTTTTCCCGGATATTTGTGAAGGAAAACGACAGCCAATTTCAAACAGTACACGTTCTGGATTTGTTCCATTCACAAGAACGGAACGAGCAGAATCAATACGATATTAAATATAAGATTATTCTTGATGATGATTATAGACGTTTGTTGGAAGAAGCAGGATTTCATAACATACAAATTTACGGGGACTATGATAAAAGTCCCTATGATAAACAGAGCAGACGGCTGATAGTAGTTGCCCAGTGA
- a CDS encoding D-2-hydroxyacid dehydrogenase, with amino-acid sequence MTKKKILTVVPMSDTYKEKLKEVSEGCEIMYSTYEDVSREMVQEANIIIGNVPAWMIGMSKNLELLQLNSSGTDAYMGVNILNDRTIMTSATGAYGKAVGEHLFAMLMSIQKKLHVYRDNQNRCDWSDEGQVLSLTGNTVLIAGLGNIGLSFAKMMKGLDSYVIGIKRRKSECPEGVDELHTMEELDELLPKADVVVSILPNTPVTRGIFGEDQFKKMKKNAVFLNAGRGNAVDTEALCNALIRGEIYAAGLDVTDPEPLPQEHRLWNIKNAVITPHISGDFHLPQTLDFIADIAVENVRRYLSGEELLHVVDFQTGYCK; translated from the coding sequence ATGACAAAGAAAAAGATTTTGACCGTTGTTCCAATGAGCGATACATATAAAGAAAAACTGAAAGAAGTTTCCGAAGGGTGTGAAATCATGTATTCCACATATGAGGATGTCAGCAGAGAAATGGTGCAGGAAGCAAATATTATCATCGGAAATGTTCCCGCATGGATGATCGGTATGTCAAAAAATCTGGAGCTTTTGCAGCTGAATTCTTCCGGTACCGACGCCTATATGGGTGTGAACATTTTAAATGACAGGACGATCATGACCAGTGCGACCGGCGCCTATGGGAAAGCCGTGGGGGAGCACCTGTTTGCCATGCTCATGTCCATACAGAAGAAGCTTCACGTCTACCGGGACAATCAGAACCGATGTGACTGGTCCGACGAGGGGCAGGTGCTTTCTCTGACTGGAAATACGGTGCTGATCGCGGGACTCGGGAATATAGGTCTGTCCTTTGCCAAAATGATGAAAGGGCTGGATTCTTATGTGATCGGAATTAAGAGAAGAAAGTCAGAGTGCCCGGAGGGCGTGGATGAACTGCACACCATGGAGGAACTCGATGAGCTGCTTCCAAAGGCGGATGTGGTCGTTTCCATCCTTCCCAATACACCTGTTACGAGAGGGATATTTGGAGAAGACCAGTTTAAGAAAATGAAAAAAAACGCAGTATTTCTCAATGCAGGCCGTGGAAATGCCGTGGATACGGAGGCACTGTGCAATGCTCTGATCAGGGGAGAGATTTATGCCGCGGGACTGGATGTGACAGATCCGGAGCCTCTGCCTCAGGAACACCGTCTGTGGAATATTAAAAATGCAGTGATCACACCTCATATTTCTGGGGACTTTCATCTTCCGCAGACATTGGATTTTATCGCAGACATTGCAGTGGAAAATGTCAGAAGATATCTGAGCGGAGAAGAATTGCTTCATGTCGTTGATTTTCAGACAGGATACTGCAAATAA
- a CDS encoding phage baseplate protein, translating into MILPVFLENTNLEEGYDLWQVGIYAQDPEEGEILYCIAHISAAKHIPSASKSPGFSITWDFCFKSSNTSPFEVNIDSVGLVNIEQFQIHTGEISHLKSSIVSLDERIEDLNSALYPVGIVLAFLNGFDPNKSLLGEWEPIAKGQTLVGVNESGPDFNTVEKSGGLKDVTLSIKQIPAHSHPESDLCYVYTDEHPANNSIVTTNQNGRQNINMNIKSKTYTKNAGEGGAHSNL; encoded by the coding sequence ATGATTCTTCCGGTGTTTTTAGAAAACACAAATTTGGAAGAAGGGTATGATCTGTGGCAGGTCGGAATCTATGCACAGGACCCGGAGGAAGGAGAGATTCTTTACTGTATTGCCCACATATCGGCGGCAAAGCACATTCCTTCTGCATCAAAGAGTCCGGGGTTTTCGATTACATGGGATTTCTGCTTTAAATCCTCAAATACATCTCCATTTGAAGTGAATATAGACTCCGTAGGCTTGGTTAACATCGAGCAGTTTCAGATTCATACAGGAGAAATTAGTCATTTGAAAAGTTCAATTGTAAGCCTTGATGAAAGAATTGAAGATTTAAATTCGGCTTTATATCCTGTTGGTATTGTACTTGCCTTTTTAAATGGCTTCGATCCAAATAAATCATTACTGGGAGAATGGGAACCAATTGCAAAAGGTCAAACATTGGTAGGTGTCAATGAATCTGGCCCGGATTTTAATACTGTTGAAAAATCTGGTGGATTAAAGGATGTAACATTGAGTATCAAACAAATTCCTGCTCATAGTCATCCGGAAAGTGATTTATGCTATGTCTATACAGATGAACATCCTGCAAATAATTCTATTGTCACAACAAATCAAAACGGAAGACAGAATATTAACATGAATATAAAAAGCAAAACTTATACAAAAAATGCAGGAGAAGGAGGAGCTCACTCAAATCTATAA